Part of the Halogeometricum sp. S3BR5-2 genome, GGCGTTCCCCGACCCCCTGTACGACGTGTGGGAGGGGACCGAGACGCTGACCAGCCTCATCGCCAGTCAGTACGGCATCGCGACGGGAACGCAACTCAGCGCGCTGTTCGCCGCCGGCGTCGTGCTGTTCATCACCGTGCTCGCGCTCAGTATCGGTTCGCAGGTGGTCGAGGCGCGGATGCGCCGCCGCCTCGGAGGTGAGCAATGAGCCTCGACACCCGGACCGCGAACGCGCTCGTCGACGACGAGTCCTCGGCGCTCGGGTACGTCGCCGGCGCCGCCACGGTGGTCTCGCTGCTCCTCGCCGTGGCGGGCGTCCTGACCGTCTTCGGCGTCGTCGGACTGACGAGCACCGTCGCCGGCCTCTCCGCGTTCGAACTGTTCGGCGTCGGGTTCGCCGGCGTCGGCCTCACGCTCGTCGGCGTCGGCGTCGCCTCGCGTGCCGGCGTCGTCCACACGAAACCCGACGTGACGGCGGGAGCGCTCCCGATGGTCGTCTTCGGACTCGTCGGCGCTATCGTCGCCGGTCTCGTCGCCTCGCAGACACTCGGCTTCTCGACGCTGTGGCCGCTGTTCACCCTCCTCGGGGCCGTCGGCGTGGCGGCCGCGACGGTCCTCCCTCCCGAGGATATCGGCGTGACGCTCCCTGCGGGCGGCCTCGCGCTGCTCACCGGGGGGACGTTCCTCGCCGGTCTCATCACACCCTCGTGGACCTGGGAACCGATAGCCGGGTCGGCGACGTACACCGGAACGTTCGCCATCCCGGTTCTCGCGCTGTTCGTCGGCGTCCTCGTCGCGTGGGTCGGCGCCGAGGCCTACGGCGGCTTCGGCACCCGCGGGCGACAGATGGGGGCGTACCTCCTCATCGGCGCCAACGCCGTCGGCATGCTCTCGCTTCTGGTCGTCCTCGTCGCGTACGTCGTCAGCAGGGGGTTCGCCCCGATGACTCGCGGCATCCAGTTCGGCCTGTTCTGGGAGCCGCTGACGTGGTTCTACTTCCCGCCCATCGAGGAGTACGTCGTCATCAACGGTCCGCTCGTGTGGTTCTACTGGCCGTTCGTCATGGAGGGCGTCGCGCTGATGAACGACGTGAACGGCATCTTCCCGGCCATCGTCGGCACCGTCTGGGTCGTCGCCGGCGCCGTCGCTTTCGCCATCCCGCTGGGCGTCGGTGCCGCCGTCTTCCTGACCGAGTACGCCGAACGCGGCCGGTTCACCCAACTCGTCGAGATATCGACGAACGGGCTGTGGAGCACGCCCAGCATCGTCTACGGGCTGTTCGGACTGGCCTTCCTCGTCCCGCGGCTCGGTAACACGACCTCGCTGCTCTCCGGCATGCTGGTGCTCGGAATTATGATGCTCCCGTTAGTGGTCATCACGAGTCGGGAGGCGCTCAAGAGCGTCCCCGACGACTACCGCGACGCCAGCGCGGCGCTCGGCGTCGGCAAGTGGGAGACGATAAAGAGCGTCGTCCTCCCGGCGGCGATGCCGGGCGTCATCACGGGCGTTATCCTCGGCATCGGCCGCATCGCGGGCGAGACGGCGCCCATCCTGCTCGTGATGGTGAGCGACCCGTTCCCGTCGCGGGCGACGGACGTGCTCGCGCCGCAGTTCTCCTTCGTCTCGAACTTCCCCTTCGTCCACGCGCAGCTGATAGACACGAGCGCGCTGTTGCAGCCGACGAGCGCGCTGCCCTACCAGCTGTACGCGATAATCACCGCGGGCGTCGGACAGCGCGAGTCGTTCGCGTGGGGGACGGCGCTCGTCCTCCTCCTCGTCGTTCTGTCCTTCTACGCGGTCGGTATCGGCTCGCGGATGTACTTCCGACGGAAACTAGACCAATGAGCAACACGACACAGACGAACCCGAACGCCGAGGCAGCGAGCGAGAACGAACAGACGACGGTCGTCGGCGAGACGAGCGAGGAGCTCAAAGCGGAGTGGGTCGACTATCAGTTCGAGGGCGACCCGAAGTTCGCCGTCGAGGACCTCAACGTCTGGTACGGCGACGACCACGCGCTCCACGACATCTCGATGGACATCCCGGAGAACAGCGTCACCGCGCTCATCGGCCCGTCGGGCTGCGGGAAATCGACGTTCCTCCGGTGTCTCAACCGGATGAACGACCGCATCAAGGTCGCCAGCGTCGACGGCTCGGTGCGGTTCGACGGTCGGGAAATCTATCAGGACGGCGTCGACCTCGTGGAACTGCGAAAGCGGGTCGGACAGGTGTTCCAGTCGCCGAACCCGTTCCCGAAGTCCATCCGCAAGAACATCTCCTACGGACCCCGGAAGCACGGCGACGTCAACACCGGGCTGCTCGCGCGCCTCACCGGCCGCGACGACAGCGAGAAGGAGGACGAACTGGTCGAGCGGTCGCTCAAACAGGCCGCACTGTGGGACGAGGTGAAAGACCGCCTCGACGACAACGCCATCGGCCTCTCGGGCGGGCAACAGCAGCGTCTCTGCATCGCCCGCGCGCTGGCGACCGACCCCGAGGTCATCCTGATGGACGAACCCGCCTCGGCGCTCGACCCCGTCGCCACCTCGAAGATAGAGGACCTCATCGTCGAACTCTCCGAGGACTACACCGTCGTCGTCGTCACGCACAACATGCAGCAGGCCGCCCGCATCTCCGACCAAACGGCCGTCTTCCTCACCGGCGGCTACCTCGTCGAGTACGACGACACGGACAAGATATTCGAGAACCCCGAGAGCCAACGCGTGGAAGACTACATCACGGGTAAGTTCGGGTAACTCTCCGTTCGGCTCCTTTCGGCGGCCGCCGACTCGGTTGCGCAGCCAAATCTATATAGTCTATT contains:
- the pstA gene encoding phosphate ABC transporter permease PstA, which encodes MSLDTRTANALVDDESSALGYVAGAATVVSLLLAVAGVLTVFGVVGLTSTVAGLSAFELFGVGFAGVGLTLVGVGVASRAGVVHTKPDVTAGALPMVVFGLVGAIVAGLVASQTLGFSTLWPLFTLLGAVGVAAATVLPPEDIGVTLPAGGLALLTGGTFLAGLITPSWTWEPIAGSATYTGTFAIPVLALFVGVLVAWVGAEAYGGFGTRGRQMGAYLLIGANAVGMLSLLVVLVAYVVSRGFAPMTRGIQFGLFWEPLTWFYFPPIEEYVVINGPLVWFYWPFVMEGVALMNDVNGIFPAIVGTVWVVAGAVAFAIPLGVGAAVFLTEYAERGRFTQLVEISTNGLWSTPSIVYGLFGLAFLVPRLGNTTSLLSGMLVLGIMMLPLVVITSREALKSVPDDYRDASAALGVGKWETIKSVVLPAAMPGVITGVILGIGRIAGETAPILLVMVSDPFPSRATDVLAPQFSFVSNFPFVHAQLIDTSALLQPTSALPYQLYAIITAGVGQRESFAWGTALVLLLVVLSFYAVGIGSRMYFRRKLDQ
- the pstB gene encoding phosphate ABC transporter ATP-binding protein PstB; the protein is MSNTTQTNPNAEAASENEQTTVVGETSEELKAEWVDYQFEGDPKFAVEDLNVWYGDDHALHDISMDIPENSVTALIGPSGCGKSTFLRCLNRMNDRIKVASVDGSVRFDGREIYQDGVDLVELRKRVGQVFQSPNPFPKSIRKNISYGPRKHGDVNTGLLARLTGRDDSEKEDELVERSLKQAALWDEVKDRLDDNAIGLSGGQQQRLCIARALATDPEVILMDEPASALDPVATSKIEDLIVELSEDYTVVVVTHNMQQAARISDQTAVFLTGGYLVEYDDTDKIFENPESQRVEDYITGKFG